GAAGTAGTGAATCAGTTGGTAATGATAGAAATTACATGAATGGTGGAAGGCCTTGTGGTTTGCTTAGATACTCACAGCAGTATCACCCCAGGAAGCATTTCAAGGAGAAAAGGCGTACTCAGAGGAGATCTGAAGTCTCAAGGAAATTGGCACCAAGGGAGCGGAGATCTTATACATTTACTGGTCCTAAAACTCTTGCCCAGATCaaggaagagaagaaaaaagtAGAAGGAAAGTGTGATTTCAATGAAAAATGGGTCACTCAAGAAAAATGGTATCAACAGACTTCCAAGGTCCCCAACCCCTTAGTGAAATcctgaagaagaaaaagaagctGACTGGTGAAAGTGAAGCTAATGCCAGTAGCCCCTCTACTATGACTCTAAATAGTttcaaaataaatcaaactattcTCAATATATTAAGTTTTTCACGTagaattttttaaagttttattgatatcatttaaaatatgatttttcttTCCAAAATAACTATATTAAAGTTAAAAAGTAAAATTTGAATtcattttgaaaattttctccaAAACATGACAAAAATAATCAACCTTATCGAATACTTGTATATATTAATTATAGGAAGCAGGACAAGCCATGTAATATTTCAactttcatgttttttttttgtcgAAAAGCAAACCAATTTTGCCAAAGGTTATCCCGAGGGCATGTATTATCCAATTTGCTTTTAAAAAGGGTCAATTCTTTTTGTTCTAAGCAATCAAATCCATAAGATACTAATTCATCTATCAAGATCAACTAATTAGATctctttaaaaaattaaaaaaaaatcaactaatTAGATTCGATCCTCACCATCATAAAGTAATCATCTCAACTTGTGCAATTTTAACCCAAAAAAGAGAGAATAAAACAACATAAACAACGACAAAACAAACACAAAGGTAAGATTGctataaatataaatacatatatttattaaagTTCTGGAGCAAAACAAATCTTAGAAGTTAGAAGTTAGAAGTTAATCTATGGTTCTATCAGCGTGAAATTCCCACACTTACCttgtaataaaataataaaccaaGAAAACTCAAAAGGAAAAGCCAAGGATCCACGAAGAAGAAGAATTTAGAACCTTGATGGAACTCAAAATGAAAAGCCAACGAAATTCAAGGAACCAAGAATAAGAACCTCTGAGTTGACTCATGCCGTGTCAAACATATGCGAATCTGTATGAAATGAAATTAAAATCTTGATGAAACTCAAAGGGCAAAGCCAGAGATCCACCTCTGAGTGGACTAAACTTTTGAATGCTAATAAGAAGAAACCATGGAAACTCAAAAGGAAAAACGAGGGTTCCACTTCTGAGTTGATTAAGAACTTTTAAATGCTAATAATAAAATACAACACAGAATAATAAGCAATAGAGCCATAATAACTAGACCAGAAAATTTTCTCCAATAGAAATACATTCATTGTCAGTATTAATAATTGGTTCTGTACAAAAAAACTGAGCAAGATCCTCATCAGTGACACTATCCAAGTATTTTCTAAAGGAAATCATTAAGCGCCTACAAAGAATTGTTCTAGAAAAGCTTATAACAAGTTTCTCAATTTTTTCATCGAGAAAGAAAAGGTAAAATTTTGTAGTAATGGTAAGAAGCCTTTCTCTCTCTTCAATTTTTTTAATGAGCATGAAAATTTTGCCCAAAGATTCAACAAGAGCTGCAAATTCCTATGACTATCTCCTTCAGAGGCTACTGGAATGGACTTCACTTTCACCAGTCagcttctttttcttcttcaggATTTCACTCAGGGGTTGGGGACCTTGGAAGTCTGTTAATACCATCTTTCTTGAATGACCCATTTTTCCATTGAAATCACACTTTCCTTCTACTCTTTTCTTCTCTTCCTTGATCTGCGCAAGAGATTTAGGACCAGTAAATGTAGAAGCCCTCTGAGAAGATCTCCTCTCCCTCGGTGCCAATTTCCTTGAGACTTCAGATCTCCCCTGAGTAGGCCTTTTCTCCTTGAAATGCTTCCTGGGGTGATACTGCTGTGAGTATCTACGCAAACCACGAGGCCTTCCACCATTCAAGTAATTTCTATCATTACCAACTGATTCAATACTTCTCCTATGCACATCTGATGCCAATCTTCCATGTGGTTGCCTATGTTCCATACCTTTCCACCAAGACCCATCATGGCGTCTACTAATCAGCCGACTTGATTCCCTCATTCTTGATAAGCCAGTCACCGAATGGCTGCCAACAAACCTACGCCTACTAAGTTTCTCCCGGAGGTCTTCATCTTTGCAGCTATCATAGCCTAGTTCCACATGCACTAGTTTCCTCTTCCGGCCTAAAATGGAATCGAACATTTCGGCTTTTCCATACACAGGAGCATTCCTCATATGAGTCGCATCATCAAAAATGTGCTCAATGACTTGATCATTATAAGGATAGTACATCTCACCTTCATAGCGAGCTTCTGTGTCATGGTATTTGGAATTATAGTCCACTGGGCTTTCAAATTCATACCCTAAGAAATGGCTGTTCAACTCCTTTCTTTCCCTATCAAGTTCCACTATGAACTCTTGATCATCCTCACAATCCAAATTCTCTGATTCTCCATCTACAAGAACATCAAAGCCTGGAGATGATTCCCACCTATCCTCTGAGTCAAGCTGGCCTTCCACACGATCTCCTGAACTGTGCTCTTCAGTTTCATAAGATTCACTTTGTACAGAGTGACTTgctggaaacaagaagtttgaccCGATTGTGGCTGTCTCTTCACAATCAGAAACAGATATCTGTGTGGAATCCCTTTCGTTTTCGACATCTTTTAATGCAGATGGTTGAAAATCTTCATATGGCTGGACTTTAGTATTCATTGTTGCCTTTACAGCAGCATGTATATTTAAATGAGCATTAGTAGGTGCCAACCCTGAATCACTTCCAGCAAATGTGTTCTTTTCCAATGGAAGCACCTCAGAATTCACTATTGTTAGTTTTACTGAATTCTCAACAGGTGGAACATCAGCCTCAAGGCTATGCAGAAATGGACATTTGTCAACTTTATTGCAGTACCCattgaaataaaaataacaaggAACATTAGTCTTGCTCACAGGTTCAATGCAAGGGGCAGATTCTGATGTTGCTGCAGTGAGTCCATCTAATGGCTGTGAAAGCAACAAAAATCAATATAAGTGAAATAATCAAATGACCAAGAAAGTAAAGTTACAGTACCCCAATATAATATACAATCCAGTATGAGGGTTTCTAATTCCTTGTGTCTAACTAAATCGATAAAAGACCATTTGACCGTGGCACGGATAATGGATGTGAACAAAAATCCTGGAGTACACTACCCAAACTCCCCAGCCTGTAATTCCTGCCCTTGACATAAAGCATGTGACTATGACCAAGAACGGGAAAAAAATTTAAGTACGTTTACTAAGGCTATTTAATTATCATCATAGCGATTGAAATTAAGAAAACTTAATTTTAGTAGTCAGAGCAGAAACTGCTATTTTTTGTCAACAAACTTTTCACTTTTGTTTAATGCACTTACTAACATTATAATTAGTCCCACAAAAATGTCAAATCccatcaaaaataaaaatgaaaatacagTTAGATAACTCATaaaaaatcagaaaaaaaaaagttctacaaTTGAATTATAGAATCTTggagtaacaaaaaaaaaaaaaaattgcagatACAAATAAAAGAAATGGAAAGCTTACAGGATGCCTAAAAGCACAGATTGGATTGAGACAGCTTCCAGCCAACCAGTACCAGCAATCCCTTGGGTTGAGTCTTGCAATCTCACTGTGCCTGTACTCACAATCTATGCCCTGAGAAAATACAAACAATATCAACATtgttttcaaatatatatatatacacacacacaccaACAAGACTGTAAACTGGACATGTTACACAAAACATTCAATCTTTTCAGAACCAAAAGACAATAATTGTAACAATATCGAAACATTATTCCTCTCAAAGAATCAAGAAGACACCAAAtgatataaattatatatatatatatataaactaacaaTGAAACTCCACTTTTGATCACCGATATAGAGGACAATAAACAAAAGATACAATCTTTTCAAAAGTGAAAAACAATAGGAACAAAtgttaaagaagaaagaaagaaacaagAAGACCCCCGATATTGAATTTACAATGCCAATAAAAGAGAACCCTAAAACTCAATCATAACTTAACAAAAACCAAAAACCCAAATCAAATTTTAATTTACAAACACAAGAACCCAAATGCGGGAGACGAAAGCCTAAATAATCCACGATTCAACGAAGTGAACACAAATGGAGTAATcaaatacacacacacacacaaaaaaagaaATTCGTAAGATAACGAAACAAGGGTCAAGTCGAGATTTGAACAAACCTTCTTGCAGGTAAGAGGCGAAGCCAAGAAATAGACGCAATCGGTGAAGCGCTTTAACAATTCTTCGTCCATTGCTGGAACCAAGAACcaagaaagaaaactaataataGTAACAATAAAAGAGAGAAGGGGATaattaaaaagaagaagaagaagaaggggtgATAGTGATGAACATGATAATGAGAGTATCGAAGCCTGgatttagaagaagaagaagaagaaaaagtgttGTGAGGTGAGAGAAAACTCATAAAAGGGTTTGGGTTTTGTGATGGTTCTTTTCTTGATTTTGCTTTCTGTTTTTGGGGTTTGGAATTGTTATATAGAGGGGTATGTTTGTCCTAATGACACGTGTCATAAAACCAATGCATATTTAACGGGCAAATATTTAATCGtctttataaattttaattaaatcaaaACTAGTATTCATacaaaaatttaaaattcaatagAAAGAAAATTTAAATTTTTGTTGGGGGATCTCTCAAATTGTGTTATTCAAATTCCGTAGTTTATAATTACCaacttattttttaattaatcaattaatcaaaTATGAAATAATTAAGTTAGTACTGAAACAgatattctgtagctacagaccAAAGTTCTGTAACTACATATCAGAAAACCAGAAAAGAactaaagtgcggaaaataaaaacacacaaggtTTTTATGCGTGGTATCAACAATCCTTACAAATTGTTACTAGTCTACGGGGCTAcgcccagagataagattcattagtaagatttaaaaaatacaaagtttttgacttatgcATAAATAGACTCCCTCTTATTATATGCCGCAAGTTTGATGTATTCCACCTTGACAAATGAACCTTGCTGACCCTTCAAGaatttgaactcccttcaatctgCTTGAAGTGTGGTTGCTTCCTCCCGAAGCAAGACTTGAGCCACCTTCCCCGAAAGTTTGCACCTTGTTCTCCTCTTTTGTAGAACTATTTGAAGACTCAAAACAATTACAAGGACACTGAAAAACAGAAGTAGAGTTGAACTCACTCACTTCTACAAAACAAAGACTCTCTTTTACAAATAAGAATGAAATACAAAAAGAGTTAACTAAAACCTAGCAGCCAATATGAGTATTTATAGTCATTATACTCATATTGGGCAACTAATACATGGTCTAAACCAACCTAAGCCCACAAGGAAACTTTCCTAAAAGAATTCTTCAATTTGACAAGATTTTctgattctgtagctacagaatcgtGAACTATATATGGTAACAATCCATCATTTGATGTAGGAATCAATGCTTCCCTTTTATAACATGATCATgcaataaaactcaattataTGGTCAGATATAATAAGGTAATCGGCTGGAAAAAGACAGCTTATCAAGGTttgattttataataataaagacaCACTATTTTCGGCAAACTTTTCTAATATAGAAAAGTTTATCATCAATTCTACCTTTATTATTTAAACacaaataaaacatatatttatatatagccgaatataataagaaaatacaaaatatttttgtcaaattaaaTATGCCAAAAATGGAATTAACAATCCCACCTTTAGCACTTTGATTGACAAAATATTTTGAAGAAAACAAACAAGGATGAATCTGCAAAACAAAGTGTTAGAAcaaaaaatgagagtattaaaatactCCCCCTGCATGAAAGCTTACtaacacatataaaaaaaaacatgctAACTTTTTAAACGGAAAAAATTCAACGAAACCACAAACAAACAACTCCTCCTGAAAATAGGGTCCAGAGttgtaacaaaaaaataaaaataaatactactccccctttttgtctatcaaaAGAGCCAAAAACCACAAAAGACAATAAAAAATGACATTAAAGTTCAACATAAACATTCATTGAACCAGCCATCCTAGCCACTTTGAAAGTATGCATGATGTTGTCCATCTTCCTTAGAAGCTGTCCTTGACTTCTGCCAGTTGTGCAGGTGCATAAGTTGAAGTTGTGGCAGCAGGTGAAGCATCTGGTACTCCAGGAGAAGCAGAACGACCCGATTTCTTGGAAGACTTTCCTTGAGAGGGTTTTTCTGAGATTTTGAATGTCTGACCAACAGTGGGAGGCTCAATTGATTCATTGTCAAGAATCAATTCCCTTTGAGAAGATAAGATCTTATAAATCAAATTGGAAAACACAAGGTTAAGTTTGGACTTTTTGCCCACTCTAAAAGACATAATTTGTTCCCATATAAGATCAGCCAAATCAACTTGAGCACAATTAGTGATTTTGTATAATAGAAAGGCAAGGTCATTAGAAACATTTACCAAATTGGAGCAAGGAAACCAATTCGACAAGGCAAACCTCATAAGCACTGCATGTTGATAAGTGAGTTGAGAGATGTGCATAGCATCGGTGAGCTCGACATCCTTGTCTCCAGTGAGTTCAGAAAATACTTCATGACGATCAAACATGACATCAGAAGGCTTCACCCTGATTGGTAATTGAAGAGCTTTAGCCACATCATTCACTGTAAAGGAATACCAGTAACCACGCACATACACTTTGCCAAACATGAAGGAGTTTTCATCTAGGCACTCATCGATGATGTTGGCATAAAATTCCTTCACAACTCGATCTACATAGCCAGTAAAACCAATCAAAGTGTCCATCCATTGTCTTTCTTTAACAAACTAACAACTCCAAACGGCTTATGAGCAATCACATTATAGTTCTTTTCAATAATAAAGTTTCTTGCCTCATAAAATTTCATATCTCTCTCATGATCATTATAGCAATAATAATGTGAATGAGGTTTGAAGTTTTCAAGAGAGATACCAAATGGTCTTTTCCTTTTCAGAGGAGGAGCAGACTTTGGAGGAGCCAAGGGACGTTTTCCTTTGCTTTTGTCTTGAGCAGCAGGTTTCGAAACAACAGCAACAGGTTCTGTAACAGCATGTTCCTCTTCTGATGCAGCACTTTCAGAATCAGAATCTCCCAAAGATTGttctttttcttgaaattctgCCCTCTGATTCTTGTTCCAAATTCTCAGTTTCTTCTTCTGAAGAAGATGCAGAAAGGGGGgtgatttttgaaaattttcaccCGAGAAGAAGAACCAACTTCCTTGACTTTGGGAACACCATGGGGACGAAGCACCTCAGTTTGATTCTGAGTGGAGGTCCGAGAACGTGTTCGAGAACTCACCATTGGCACAGGAACAATGGCCCTTTCAGAGATTGTTCTTGAGGAACCACCCTTTTGAGAAGAAGAAGACTTGGACAAAGGTTTTTCAGATGAAAGGATTTCATCACGACCACTGAGACCAGGGGTGGTCGAGGTGATTAGAGAAGCTATCACAGATGGGGAATTCGGAGTGAATGTCTTCTTTCTCGCCTGGGTTTTTGATTTCCCAGAATTTTTTGCAGGAGCAGATGCCTGCACTGGAGCATCGGTTGCTGGAGCAAGAGGAGGAGAAGCTGGGACAAACGGGGAACCAAGAACATGCCTCTTCGAACCACCTCAGGCATTCTTGGTTTTTTCCATTGAaaagcttgaaactttgaaaacccTAGAGGGAAACTCACACACGTAGAGAGAATTAAGAGAAAAAAAACTGAAGAGAGTGTGAGCGAGAGGTTAGATCGTGGGTTAGGGTAAATATAAAGAGAATGAATAGAAAGGGAAAGTGGGAAGTTACCTAAACCAGATTTTCAATTAATGCAATAACTCCCAAAAtatcagaaaataaaaaataaccttTCCTTACCTATGACTTACCCAAAAAAGAATAAAAGGGAAACAAACATTATAATTTTGCAATTAAATCAATAGTTTCCAAAAAGAGACAAATCCCATGAAAATAGGACACCCCAAgtcaaataaaatgaaaaaataattaaaaataaatgaccAGTTGAAAAataatgccccccccccccccaatttgtaatgattttttcaatttatacattttttttaattaagaaaaaacgaaacataaaaaaataaagacaaaACACTAAGAAACACAAGACAAACAATCAACACTTTTAGAGCAAAATTTTTgtctaataatataattaaaacaagacaaagaaacaaatatttttaGTTAAGCTCAACATGAAAATCGGTcacaaattatttattattattattttgttttttttttaaaaagaaatcaAACCTTGATATTTTTGCCAACAATATGAAACACCATGTCTGCTTTGCCTTTGTTCCTGATGAAAAAATCAAACTTGAAAGAATGCACATATATTATTTTATCAAGCTAATTTTTTATTGCAATAAGACCAAACAAGTTACGCAGGAAGGAATTTACTCAGTCACCAAAATATTTTATGAAATTCAATTAGTATGTAACAActttttaaaaccatttttattattttaatgcaattgtttttttttctcaaaaaaaaaaaaagtgtcaaGCATTTATGTGTGAAAGTGTAAGCAGAGAACATTGCCCAATTTGTTAAATAGACTTTTTTTGAGTATTTGTAACCAAAGGAGACGCTGTCACACTACCTCAATGGTAGCCCTTTTCAATGGTAGTGTATCCTCTACATAACTCCTAATTACATAGTATCAACTTACTTAGTGACGACTTTCACACATTGAGATATGTAGCTCTATTCTTCCAATGGAGCTTGAacacacattttttattttttgaaaatcgTAGCACACACATAACTCTGATTGAATGACCAAAATATTTCTAGGAGGAGTGAAAATCTTTTCCTGAACTAAACGTGTATAAAAACATTGCACCAAAAACTTAGTAATAAAAATAGCAATCAATAATTCTCTTGAGTTTGAAACTTTCTTctagaacaaaaacaaaaacaaaaacaaaaacaacaacatTATGTACATCAAGTCAAAGCAAAATATCAAGAACCataatgtaatgccctgaaatccctaatgcggtttaatggctggattagtaggccgggagggccataattgtttaattatgccattaaatgataatatgcatgtttatgtgaattatattataatatgatgttaaatgcatgcatgtgggtccacatttcatgacaggggtattttggtaatttggcccgttgagggcataattgtatatttgtatgcatgtcggtgatatattgttgaggccacattataatgtggatttgctcgagctattcggcatgagacgatctttaaatattaagtagcggtttagtcataacgggagtaagttcgaggctcggggtgagactagggatgttttaatgattagagcgttgccgggaataaaatggtaacgagatatgaattattggtatttgagaatatcaagaatagcaggaattggagagcgttaattatgattaacgaaataggtgaaagatgacgattttacccttagggagactttagaagctttaaatgacctagggtcATTTGACTTGAGATATATATGATTTtggttggctgtagaaacatacagaacaaaaacagagcaaggtttcCTCTTCACGTACATCACCCTTCCCTCtatcttcctttgaagtttttggtcccaaattgaagtatcaagctaggaaataaaagcttggaggttatagacttagttcatctattaaggaggattcaaaactagcttgaggtaagaaattgtccatgaattccaagtattactctgtttttcttttagttttcagcctatagattttgatgtggatagttggaatcaatgggagtt
The Humulus lupulus chromosome 6, drHumLupu1.1, whole genome shotgun sequence DNA segment above includes these coding regions:
- the LOC133782667 gene encoding zinc finger CCCH domain-containing protein 34-like, giving the protein MDEELLKRFTDCVYFLASPLTCKKGIDCEYRHSEIARLNPRDCWYWLAGSCLNPICAFRHPPLDGLTAATSESAPCIEPVSKTNVPCYFYFNGYCNKVDKCPFLHSLEADVPPVENSVKLTIVNSEVLPLEKNTFAGSDSGLAPTNAHLNIHAAVKATMNTKVQPYEDFQPSALKDVENERDSTQISVSDCEETATIGSNFLFPASHSVQSESYETEEHSSGDRVEGQLDSEDRWESSPGFDVLVDGESENLDCEDDQEFIVELDRERKELNSHFLGYEFESPVDYNSKYHDTEARYEGEMYYPYNDQVIEHIFDDATHMRNAPVYGKAEMFDSILGRKRKLVHVELGYDSCKDEDLREKLSRRRFVGSHSVTGLSRMRESSRLISRRHDGSWWKGMEHRQPHGRLASDVHRRSIESVGNDRNYLNGGRPRGLRRYSQQYHPRKHFKEKRPTQGRSEVSRKLAPRERRSSQRASTFTGPKSLAQIKEEKKRVEGKCDFNGKMGHSRKMVLTDFQGPQPLSEILKKKKKLTGESEVHSSSL